One region of Miscanthus floridulus cultivar M001 chromosome 19, ASM1932011v1, whole genome shotgun sequence genomic DNA includes:
- the LOC136527136 gene encoding serine/arginine-rich splicing factor SR45a-like, translating to MADSPRRRYSRSPSYSRGHPKARSRSQSPARSQSRSPVPDPRSQARSRSRSHEREEAVNHGNTLYVTGLSSRVTERDVKDYFSKHGRVVGCHVVLEPHTRVSRGFAFVTMDTVEEAERCIKYLNDSVMEGRNITVEKSRRGRPRTPTPGSYLGHRYERRERGRFRRGYGGGRDEYYGNGGGYGYRRSPPPMYSSSYRESRDYYPSYRDSRDYYPSYKDSRDYSPHRDPRDYYESRGGGRGYSPPPYGGGRSRRERSISPYRMPERGYGGGRRAGGGGYDR from the exons ATG GCCGATTCCCCGCGCAGGAG GTACTCGAGGTCCCCTTCATACAGCAGGGGGCACCCAAAAGCGAGGTCAAGGTCACAATCTCCAGCTCGGTCTCAGTCTAGGTCGCCTGTGCCTGATCCTAGATCTCAGGCGAGGTCAAGGTCTAGAAGCCATGAGAG GGAGGAGGCTGTTAACCACGGAAATACTCTGTATGTGACTGGGCTCTCTTCCAGGGTGACTGAAAGGGATGTTAAAGATTATTTCTCTAAGCATGGAAGG GTGGTTGGTTGCCATGTTGTTCTTGAACCCCATACACGTGTTTCCCGTGGATTTGCCTTTGTCACCATGGACACTGTTGAAGAAGCTGAGCGTTGCATCAAGTATCTTAATGATTCTGTAATGGAAGGTCGAAACATCACAGTTGAGAAG TCACGCCGTGGTCGCCCAAGGACACCAACTCCTGGAAGCTATCTTG GCCATCGGTACGAGCGTAGAGAGCGTGGGAGATTCCGTAGAGGCTATGGTGGTGGGCGTGATGAGTATTATGGCAATGGCGGTGGCTATGGCTACCGCAGGTCCCCGCCTCCCATGTACTCTTCCTCCTACAGGGAGAGCCGGGACTATTATCCCTCCTACAGGGACAGCCGGGACTATTATCCCTCCTACAAGGACAGCCGGGACTACTCTCCCCACAGGGACCCTCGAGACTACTACGAAAGCAGGGGCGGCGGCCGGGGCTACTCCCCGCCTCCTTATGGCGGTGGTAGGTCAAGGAGGGAGCGATCGATTTCGCCGTATCGGATGCCAGAAAGGGGCTACGGTGGAGGCCGCCGGGCGGGCGGCGGTGGCTATGACAGGTAA
- the LOC136527135 gene encoding uncharacterized protein, which yields MRGGRAEKASRGREGNPRDRRRRGEMPPERTRMEELWEREVGGLPPKRFANSVMASKEYVQSLNIQKRLRKHRGCVNTISFSADGRLLLSGSDDRTLVLWDWQEAAPALSFHTGHSNNVYHALFMPVSGDRSIVSCAADGEVIHSQIQEGGRVITDKLVELEFAVHRLAVEPASPHTFYCCCQDSSVWLFDLRGENAMELFKCRAPDYYAAENIALYAIALDPRKPCCFAVAGSDQYVRIYDTRKIFVDGNSSSSCPTEHFCPPHLICQVEEEITGLAYSQTSELLASYSHDDIYLFSREHGLHFNNVEVNKQLLKDAIEPSFSFGDKLPIPKTFKGHENVETMKGVNFLGPNCDFVTSGSDCGNICIWRKKDAELIRAMRGDKRIVNCVEQHPCGIVLASSGIDKDIKIWEPGEGENLSITEAHEDDEDIWISSDYDSDGFIINDGFGYVMDLDPIHLYENGDHESEDDEDTSSGEHDDGDNSAEEDFDGGNSAGDEGDD from the exons ATGCGGGGTGGAAGAGCCGAAAAGGCGAGCCGAGGAAGGGAAGGGAACCCTCGtgaccggcggcggcgaggggagATGCCGCCGGAGAGGACGAGGATGGAGGAGCTGTGGGAGCGCGAGGTCGGCGGCCTCCCACCCAAGCGCTTCGCCAACTCCGTCATGGCCTCCAAG GAGTATGTGCAGTCTCTCAACATCCAAAAGCGGCTACGGAAGCACAGGGGCTGCGTCAACACGATAAGCTTCAGCGCCGACGGGAGGCTGCTCCTCTCCGGGTCGGACGACCGGACCCTCGTGCTCTGGGACTGGCAAGAGGCGGCGCCGGCCTTGTCGTTCCACACCGGGCACAGCAACAACGTGTACCACGCGCTGTTCATGCCTGTCTCGGGTGATCGGAGCATCGTCTCATGCGCTGCTGATGGGGAG GTCATCCATTCGCAGATACAGGAAGGGGGTCGAGTGATTACAGACAAACTCGTTGAGTTGGAGTTTGCAGTACACAGGTTGGCTGTTGAGCCAGCAAGTCCTCACACGTTCTACTGCTGCTGCCAAGATAGCTCCGtgtggctt TTTGATCTTAGGGGGGAAAATGCCATGGAACTATTTAAATGTAGGGCTCCAGACTATTACGCTGCTGAAAACATCGCACTCTATGCTATTGCCTTAGACCCAAGGAAGCCCTGTTGTTTCGCAGTTGCTGGATCAGATCAGTATGTAAGGATATATGATACCCGCAAGATTTTTGTGGATGGGAATTCTAGTTCCAGTTGCCCGACTGAGCACTTCTGCCCTCCACATTTGATTTgtcaagttgaagaagaaataACTGGTTTGGCCTACTCACAGACCAGCGAGCTATTAGCGTCCTATAGTCATGACGATATCTACCTTTTCTCAAGAGAGCATGGTTTACACTTCAACAATGTTGAGGTCAATAAACAACTCCTGAAGGATGCGATTGAGCCTTCCTTTTCCTTTGGTGATAAGTTGCCTATACCTAAGACATTCAAGGGACACGAGAACGTAGAAACCATGAAGGGGGTCAACTTCCTTGGGCCCAACTGTGATTTTGTTACCTCTGGGTCAGACTGTGGCAATATATGTATTTGGAGAAAGAAGGATGCAGAACTGATCAGAGCGATGCGTGGAGATAAGCGGATTGTAAACTGTGTCGAACAGCACCCTTGTGGGATTGTTCTAGCAAGTAGTGGCATTGATAAAGATATCAAGATTTGGGAACCTGGTGAAGGTGAAAACCTCTCCATCACTGAAGCTCACGAG GACGATGAAGATATTTGGATCTCCAGCGATTATGATTCTGATGGCTTTATTATCAACGACGGCTTTGGTTATGTGATGGACTTGGATCCTATCCATTTATATGAAAACGGTGATCATGAATCTGAGGATGATGAAGATACATCGTCAGGGGAACATGATGACGGAGATAACAGTGCCGAAGaagattttgatggtggaaacAGTGCTGGAGATGAGGGCGATGATTGA
- the LOC136528750 gene encoding transcription factor BHLH3-like translates to MALASSALPLPTTTPSSSQAIATTTSFCAYPLAFFEFEEKEAAAAMELEEQAFLEEILSLRRDGWDCNAMGDFFSPAAAMDCSFQDRHHQVPTVSVLPTFTASYAQPQPQPAVAPGFDCLSEVYGAAAAFGGPNDGDYGGEMGFLDVVEPKTAAALVDGVGVGGATAGLGVCKVEPGLAESGGAFGPGPSVAPPPAPASKKKRVEGMPSKNLMAERRRRKRLNDRLSMLRSVVPKISKMDRTSILGDTIDYMKELLERIKLLQEEIDQQQQEAPGMLSVFRELNPNEMVARNTPNFDVERKEGGDTRVEIYCAAKPGLLLSTVSTLDTLGLDIQQCVISCFNDFGMHASCSEMQRDMISADVIKQELFKNAGYGGGCL, encoded by the exons ATGGCATTGGCATCCTCCGCTCTCCCTCTCCCCACCACCACGCCTTCCTCCTCACAAGCCATAGCCACCACCACCTCTTTCTGTGCTTACCCTCTCGCATTCTTCGAGTTCGAggagaaggaggcggcggcggcgatggagctGGAAGAGCAGGCCTTCCTGGAGGAGATCCTCTCCCTGCGCAGGGACGGCTGGGACTGCAATGCCATGGGGGACTTCTTCTCCCCGGCGGCGGCCATGGACTGCTCCTTCCAGGACCGCCACCACCAGGTGCCCACCGTCAGCGTCCTCCCCACCTTCACCGCCTCCTACgcccagccgcagccgcagccggcgGTGGCGCCCGGCTTCGACTGCCTCAGCGAGGTCTACGGCGCCGCCGCGGCGTTCGGCGGGCCCAATGACGGCGACTACGGCGGCGAGATGGGGTTCCTTGACGTCGTCGAGCCCaagacggcggcggcgctggtggacggcgtcggcgtcggcggcgccACCGCGGGCCTCGGGGTCTGCAAGGTGGAGCCCGGCCTGGCGGAGAGCGGCGGCGCGTTCGGCCCTGGCCCCAgcgtcgcgccgccgccggccccggCGTCCAAGAAGAAGAGAGTCGAGGGGATGCCGTCCAAGAACCtgatggccgagcgccgccgccgcaagCGCCTCAACGACCGCCTCTCCATGCTGCGCTCCGTCGTGCCCAAGATCAGCAAG ATGGACCGGACGTCGATCCTGGGCGACACGATCGACTACATGAAGGAGCTGCTGGAGAGGATCAAGCTGCTGCAGGAGGAGATcgaccagcagcagcaggaggcgcCGGGCATGCTCAGCGTCTTCCGGGAGCTCAACCCCAACGAGATGGTGGCCAGGAACACCCCCAAT TTCGACGTGGAGCGGAAGGAGGGCGGCGACACCCGGGTGGAGATCTACTGCGCCGCCAAGCCGGGGCTGCTGCTGTCCACGGTGAGCACGCTGGACACGCTAGGGCTCGACATCCAGCAGTGCGTCATCAGCTGCTTCAACGACTTCGGCATGCACGCCTCCTGCTCCGAG ATGCAGAGGGACATGATCAGCGCCGACGTGATAAAGCAGGAGCTGTTCAAGAACGCTGGCTACGGCGGAGGCTGCTTGTAG